From the genome of Deinococcus aerolatus, one region includes:
- a CDS encoding tetratricopeptide repeat protein encodes MSDPVRSSSRPAEPSAAAPAALPDLGEVIRAGEWRRALAVSRVNGAGPDIQEALEAVFRFQETVRARRYPSARRALADYREALAGKADAAELSVLRRVADPDVLATALEALAAHLKEPDPEILAAGLAPALSEPLTRAEALNIQGVLMALQEQGAGARTLFEQALEADAGHYRALTNLGNLDIEAGDYAGAEARYREVIRLNPDYDGGHHNLGVALRRQGKMGEAVRSIRRGQRLGMKRSKEDADAEVKAQFAANPLFKGMRWVLIAVVVLVLFLALRGALT; translated from the coding sequence ATGTCTGATCCCGTTCGTTCCAGTTCCAGGCCAGCGGAGCCGTCCGCCGCTGCCCCCGCCGCCCTGCCCGATCTGGGCGAGGTCATTCGCGCCGGAGAGTGGCGGCGCGCGCTGGCCGTCTCGCGCGTGAACGGAGCCGGCCCCGACATCCAGGAGGCGCTGGAGGCGGTGTTCCGCTTTCAGGAAACGGTGCGGGCGCGGCGCTACCCCTCGGCGCGCCGGGCGCTGGCCGATTACCGCGAGGCGCTGGCGGGCAAGGCCGACGCCGCCGAGCTGAGCGTGCTGCGCCGCGTCGCCGATCCAGACGTGCTGGCCACGGCCCTGGAGGCTCTGGCCGCCCACCTCAAGGAGCCGGACCCGGAGATCCTGGCCGCCGGACTGGCCCCGGCGCTGAGCGAGCCCCTGACGCGGGCCGAGGCGCTGAACATCCAGGGCGTGCTGATGGCGTTGCAGGAACAGGGGGCCGGGGCCAGGACGCTGTTCGAGCAGGCGCTGGAGGCCGATGCGGGCCACTACCGCGCGCTGACCAACCTGGGCAATCTGGACATCGAGGCGGGCGACTACGCCGGGGCCGAGGCCCGATACCGCGAGGTGATTCGCCTGAATCCCGATTACGACGGCGGCCACCACAATCTGGGCGTGGCGCTGCGCCGCCAGGGCAAGATGGGCGAGGCGGTGCGCTCGATCCGGCGCGGCCAGCGGCTGGGCATGAAGCGCTCCAAGGAGGACGCCGACGCCGAGGTCAAGGCGCAGTTCGCGGCCAACCCGCTGTTCAAGGGAATGCGCTGGGTGCTGATCGCCGTGGTGGTGCTGGTGCTGTTCCTGGCCCTGCGCGGCGCGTTGACCTAG
- a CDS encoding VanW family protein produces the protein MKFWVMGVSAAVLLGGALAVGVAASAGDRLAPGLTVAGVDVGGLTRDQALAVLGDRAAAAPQITVTAREQTWTLGADQLGWHADAATSVAAAERATAERTLVQRVRDVIGQEQPQDFPLIAAVDAAVARATLSTLTGSLNAQPRNAAVAFDSKTLKYAVTVRDAPGRQYDAAAAATIYAAAPTSTTIRVPVREWKAQYTADVLQGHVNRGNALMRPFGVTLAGTTRKGVLTPLQVANLYWVKPQGIVPDEAALKRAFALLTGFIDQPARNARFAFKGDKLVKVPEKAGRVTQQAAYAAFRTGVLDADRTSMTLVSKKVSPTLTLAQLPDASRLELIHTGVSTYYNSSPERRTNVANAAAKIDGAVVPAEGTFSFLESLGSITADNGFVGGLIISGGRTVDGLGGGVCQVSTTAFRAMYGAGLPVVERNQHSYRVGYYEPQVGFEAAVYDPGLDLKFGNDTGGPLILRTINDDAASTLEVQVWGVKPQRTVTVSPAVILSRKAHPPAKYVVNPNLRPGITRQVDWAADGYSLYIQRTIKDASGVRTDRTSTVYKPWQAVYEVGPS, from the coding sequence GTGAAGTTCTGGGTGATGGGTGTTTCGGCGGCAGTACTCCTGGGTGGAGCCCTGGCCGTGGGCGTGGCGGCCAGCGCCGGGGACCGGCTGGCGCCGGGCTTGACGGTGGCGGGCGTGGATGTGGGCGGCCTGACCCGCGATCAGGCGCTGGCGGTTCTGGGTGACCGCGCCGCCGCCGCCCCCCAGATAACGGTCACGGCCCGCGAGCAGACCTGGACGCTGGGGGCCGATCAGCTGGGCTGGCACGCTGACGCCGCAACCAGCGTGGCCGCCGCTGAGAGGGCCACCGCTGAGCGCACCCTCGTACAGCGGGTCAGGGACGTGATCGGCCAGGAGCAGCCGCAGGATTTTCCGTTGATCGCGGCGGTTGACGCGGCGGTGGCCAGGGCGACGCTGTCCACTCTGACCGGCAGCCTGAACGCGCAGCCGAGGAATGCCGCCGTGGCCTTTGATTCCAAAACGCTGAAGTACGCCGTGACGGTCAGGGACGCGCCGGGCCGTCAGTACGACGCGGCCGCAGCCGCCACGATCTATGCTGCCGCACCCACGTCCACCACCATCCGGGTTCCGGTCCGGGAGTGGAAGGCGCAGTACACCGCCGACGTGCTGCAGGGCCACGTGAACCGGGGCAACGCGCTGATGCGGCCCTTCGGGGTCACGCTGGCCGGGACCACGCGCAAGGGCGTGCTGACACCGCTGCAGGTGGCCAACCTGTACTGGGTCAAGCCGCAGGGCATCGTTCCGGACGAGGCGGCCCTGAAGCGGGCGTTCGCGTTGCTGACCGGATTCATTGACCAGCCGGCGCGGAACGCCCGCTTCGCCTTCAAGGGTGACAAGCTGGTCAAGGTGCCCGAGAAGGCGGGGCGTGTCACCCAGCAGGCGGCCTACGCGGCGTTCCGTACAGGCGTGCTGGACGCGGACAGGACCAGCATGACCCTGGTGTCCAAGAAGGTCAGCCCCACGCTGACGCTGGCGCAGTTGCCCGACGCCAGCCGGCTGGAACTGATCCACACCGGCGTCAGCACCTATTACAACAGCAGCCCCGAGCGGCGCACCAACGTCGCCAACGCCGCCGCCAAGATCGACGGCGCGGTGGTTCCGGCGGAGGGGACCTTCAGTTTTCTGGAGAGCCTGGGCAGTATCACGGCGGACAACGGCTTCGTGGGCGGGCTGATCATCAGCGGTGGGCGCACGGTGGACGGGCTGGGCGGCGGCGTGTGTCAGGTCAGCACCACGGCCTTCCGGGCGATGTACGGGGCCGGGCTGCCGGTGGTGGAGCGCAACCAGCACTCCTACCGCGTGGGCTACTACGAGCCGCAGGTGGGCTTCGAGGCCGCCGTCTACGATCCGGGGCTGGACCTTAAGTTCGGCAACGACACCGGCGGTCCGCTGATCCTCCGAACCATCAACGATGACGCGGCCAGCACGCTGGAGGTGCAGGTCTGGGGCGTCAAGCCGCAGCGCACCGTCACGGTCAGTCCCGCCGTGATCCTGTCGCGCAAGGCGCACCCGCCGGCCAAGTACGTGGTCAACCCGAACCTGCGCCCCGGCATCACCCGGCAGGTGGACTGGGCGGCCGACGGCTACAGCCTGTACATTCAGCGCACCATTAAGGACGCCAGCGGCGTGCGCACCGACAGAACCAGCACCGTCTACAAGCCGTGGCAGGCGGTGTACGAGGTTGGGCCGAGCTAG
- a CDS encoding aspartate aminotransferase family protein, whose amino-acid sequence MTATPESKTQSKWLAAELKHDSGVYNKHEVVMVRGLGATVWDENGRSYIDCVAGYGVANIGHSHPDVVKAIQEQAGRLMVMPQSVPNDKRAEFLQELVGILPAGLDRVFLCNSGTEAMEAAKKFAITGTGRKRFVSMKRGFSGRSLGALALTWEPKYREPFGDAVDNKNVDFVTYGNIEELRGAVTEETAAVILEPVQGEGGVRPATMEFIQEARRITREKGALLILDEIQTGFCRTGKMFATEHFGVTPDGMTLAKAMAGGVPIGAFVMTGEVADRMPAGGHGTTFGGNPLSMAAGLAAIRAMKREGMAEQAREKGAYFMERLRAIQSPKIREVRGMGLMIGVELKEKSAPYITALEHDEGVMALQATPLVVRFLPPITITREQIDQVVDAFARVLSGVNPRAERQAELAAQAEEKQSE is encoded by the coding sequence ATGACCGCAACCCCTGAAAGCAAGACCCAAAGCAAGTGGCTGGCCGCCGAACTCAAGCACGACAGCGGCGTGTACAACAAACACGAGGTCGTGATGGTGCGTGGCCTGGGCGCCACCGTCTGGGACGAGAACGGGCGCTCGTACATCGACTGCGTGGCGGGCTACGGCGTCGCCAACATTGGCCACAGCCACCCGGACGTGGTCAAGGCCATCCAGGAGCAGGCGGGCCGGTTGATGGTTATGCCCCAGAGTGTGCCCAACGACAAACGCGCCGAGTTCCTGCAGGAACTGGTGGGCATCCTGCCGGCGGGCCTGGACCGCGTGTTCCTGTGCAACTCCGGCACCGAGGCGATGGAGGCGGCCAAGAAGTTCGCCATCACCGGCACAGGCCGCAAGCGCTTCGTGAGCATGAAACGCGGTTTCTCCGGACGCAGCCTGGGTGCGCTGGCCCTGACCTGGGAGCCCAAGTACCGCGAACCCTTCGGCGACGCCGTGGACAATAAGAACGTGGACTTCGTGACCTACGGCAACATTGAAGAACTGCGTGGCGCCGTGACCGAGGAAACCGCCGCCGTCATTCTGGAGCCGGTGCAGGGCGAGGGCGGCGTGCGTCCCGCCACCATGGAATTTATTCAGGAGGCCCGCCGCATCACCAGGGAGAAGGGCGCGCTGCTGATTCTGGACGAGATCCAGACCGGGTTCTGCCGCACCGGCAAGATGTTCGCCACTGAACACTTCGGCGTGACCCCCGACGGCATGACGCTGGCCAAGGCGATGGCGGGCGGCGTGCCCATCGGCGCGTTCGTGATGACCGGCGAGGTGGCCGACCGCATGCCTGCTGGCGGCCACGGCACCACCTTCGGCGGCAACCCGCTGAGCATGGCCGCCGGGCTCGCCGCGATCCGCGCCATGAAGCGCGAGGGCATGGCCGAGCAGGCCCGCGAGAAGGGCGCGTACTTCATGGAACGGCTGCGCGCCATTCAGTCTCCCAAGATCCGCGAGGTGCGCGGCATGGGCCTGATGATCGGCGTGGAACTCAAGGAAAAGAGCGCGCCGTACATCACTGCCCTGGAACACGACGAGGGCGTGATGGCCCTGCAGGCGACGCCGCTGGTGGTGCGGTTCCTGCCGCCCATCACGATCACCAGAGAGCAGATTGATCAGGTGGTGGACGCCTTCGCACGCGTGCTGAGCGGCGTTAATCCCCGCGCCGAGCGTCAGGCCGAGCTGGCCGCGCAGGCCGAGGAGAAGCAGAGCGAGTAG
- a CDS encoding DMT family transporter encodes MTRQDAFQLFLLSAVWGISFLLIKWGGDVFPPLWMALLRCVFGAAVLWLALRLGRHTLPPAGLWKPLLLVAFFNNVVPWTFFAWGELTVSSNIAAILNATTPLFTLMISLGVREIAPSVRVILGVLIGLGGVGLTVFGGLSGGHASTLGVTVLAAAGLGYAIATVIAKRTLGGLNPVGLATTQLTLAGVMLLPAALLGPAPSALTSQAVLSMLFLGVFGSGFAYLLYYGLLSRVSSTQVVGVTYLLPV; translated from the coding sequence GTGACCCGTCAGGACGCTTTCCAGCTTTTTCTGCTCTCGGCCGTGTGGGGCATTTCCTTTTTGCTGATCAAGTGGGGCGGCGACGTGTTCCCGCCGCTGTGGATGGCGCTGCTCCGGTGCGTGTTCGGCGCGGCGGTGCTGTGGCTGGCGCTGCGGCTGGGCCGCCACACGCTGCCGCCCGCAGGGTTGTGGAAGCCGCTGCTGCTGGTGGCCTTTTTCAACAACGTGGTGCCGTGGACCTTCTTCGCGTGGGGCGAGCTGACCGTGTCCAGCAACATCGCCGCCATCCTGAACGCCACCACGCCGCTGTTCACGCTGATGATCAGCCTGGGCGTGCGCGAGATCGCCCCCAGCGTCCGCGTCATTCTGGGCGTGCTGATCGGGCTGGGCGGCGTGGGCCTGACGGTCTTTGGCGGCCTCAGCGGCGGGCACGCCAGCACACTTGGGGTGACGGTGCTGGCGGCGGCGGGGCTGGGCTACGCCATTGCCACCGTGATCGCCAAGCGCACGCTGGGCGGCCTGAACCCGGTGGGCCTGGCCACCACGCAGCTGACGCTGGCCGGGGTGATGCTGCTGCCCGCCGCCCTGCTTGGCCCCGCGCCCTCGGCCCTGACCTCGCAGGCCGTGCTGTCCATGCTGTTTCTGGGCGTGTTCGGCAGCGGGTTCGCGTACCTGCTGTACTACGGCCTGCTGTCGCGCGTTTCCAGCACGCAGGTGGTGGGGGTGACCTACCTGCTGCCGGTGTAG
- a CDS encoding pyridoxamine 5'-phosphate oxidase family protein, translated as MSNFYDPQQRDPSVSRRPQNRREDAWVRALLARVEIGRVATVWQSGDGQPFPFITTLAFAYRPETHDIVYHTNITGRLWANVGQGHPATFEASEIGALLPSNNPLELSVQYRSVVAFGTARLLADREEAREALRVLSERLFPDLRIGQQTRPILDSDLARTSVYSLAVDRWSGKENWAPGADQTEDWPALTPELARLRPALSGPAVPDAARVRP; from the coding sequence GTGAGCAACTTCTACGATCCCCAGCAGCGTGACCCCAGCGTGAGCCGCCGCCCGCAGAACCGCCGGGAGGACGCCTGGGTCCGCGCCCTGCTGGCCCGCGTGGAGATCGGGCGGGTGGCCACCGTGTGGCAATCCGGGGACGGGCAGCCTTTCCCCTTTATCACCACGCTGGCCTTCGCCTACCGCCCCGAGACGCACGACATCGTGTACCACACCAACATCACCGGGCGGCTGTGGGCGAACGTGGGGCAGGGCCACCCGGCCACCTTCGAGGCCAGCGAGATTGGCGCTCTGCTGCCCAGCAACAATCCGCTGGAACTGTCGGTGCAGTACCGCAGCGTCGTGGCGTTCGGCACGGCCCGTCTGCTGGCAGACCGTGAGGAGGCGCGGGAAGCCCTGCGCGTGCTTTCCGAACGGCTGTTTCCCGACTTGCGGATCGGACAGCAGACCCGCCCGATTCTGGACAGCGACCTGGCCCGGACCAGCGTCTACTCGCTGGCGGTGGACCGCTGGAGCGGCAAGGAAAACTGGGCGCCGGGAGCCGACCAGACCGAAGACTGGCCCGCGCTGACGCCGGAACTGGCCCGCCTGCGCCCCGCTCTGTCCGGCCCTGCTGTTCCCGATGCCGCTAGAGTCAGGCCGTGA
- the pdxR gene encoding MocR-like pyridoxine biosynthesis transcription factor PdxR, with protein sequence MVAPRKAPLQTRISSPLPGELPVALTLERGVARPLQAQLADTLRAAALSGALPAGLTLPGSRTLAAELGVTRGVVANAYAELVADGTLEATVGRGTRVSAGAAQASSAGGGAPGWFVTPPAAPVDGPDRAAGIHFRVGVATTATLDTRAWRQAWAAAARATVSGDYGDPAGEPEVRAALAAFVARSRGLSAPPERVLVTAGSLQALNLILRLLPPQSGVLFEATGYRAARQAILDAGHVPVPLEQDADGPVVSADTPPARLAYMTPSHGFPLGGRMSVPRRLALLEWAARHDALIVEDDYDSEFRYGASPLPTLAGLDPQGNRVLYLGTLSKVLTPGVRTGFLIGPPALMPALVRARTLLDSGHPLPVQHALLHLLRTGEVDRHIRRTRRWHAGVRAVLTRVLEPLAPLATLGGIEAGLHVCLFLSPPLDARDVAAELSRRGVFVSTLDTYTFAGRVPNALLLGYGGLTMHAAETGARAIARVVAGQ encoded by the coding sequence ATGGTGGCCCCTCGCAAAGCTCCACTTCAGACCAGAATCAGCAGTCCACTTCCGGGGGAGCTGCCGGTGGCGCTGACCCTGGAGCGCGGCGTGGCCCGGCCTCTTCAAGCCCAGCTGGCTGACACCCTGCGGGCGGCGGCGCTGTCGGGCGCACTGCCCGCGGGCCTGACCCTGCCCGGCTCGCGCACGCTGGCCGCCGAGCTGGGCGTGACGCGCGGCGTGGTGGCCAACGCCTACGCGGAACTGGTGGCGGACGGCACGCTGGAGGCGACGGTGGGGCGCGGCACGCGCGTCTCGGCCGGGGCCGCGCAGGCCAGCAGTGCGGGCGGCGGCGCCCCCGGCTGGTTCGTGACTCCGCCCGCGGCCCCGGTGGACGGACCGGACCGGGCAGCCGGCATTCATTTCCGGGTGGGGGTGGCGACCACGGCCACGCTGGACACGCGGGCGTGGCGGCAGGCCTGGGCGGCGGCGGCGCGGGCCACTGTGTCTGGCGACTACGGCGATCCGGCGGGTGAACCGGAGGTGCGGGCGGCGCTGGCAGCGTTCGTGGCGCGGTCACGCGGCCTGAGTGCCCCGCCGGAGCGGGTGCTGGTCACGGCGGGTTCCCTGCAGGCGCTGAACCTGATCCTGCGCCTGCTGCCTCCCCAGTCCGGCGTGCTGTTCGAGGCCACCGGCTACCGGGCGGCGCGGCAGGCCATCCTGGACGCCGGGCACGTTCCTGTGCCGCTGGAGCAGGACGCGGACGGCCCGGTGGTCAGCGCCGACACGCCGCCGGCCCGGCTGGCCTACATGACGCCCAGCCACGGCTTCCCCCTGGGCGGGCGCATGAGCGTGCCGCGCCGGCTGGCCCTGCTGGAGTGGGCCGCCAGACACGACGCCCTGATCGTGGAAGACGACTACGACAGCGAATTCAGGTACGGCGCGTCGCCGCTGCCCACGCTGGCGGGCCTGGACCCCCAGGGCAACCGCGTGCTGTACCTGGGCACGCTGTCCAAGGTGCTGACGCCGGGCGTGCGGACCGGCTTCCTGATCGGCCCGCCTGCGCTGATGCCCGCGCTGGTCCGCGCCCGCACGCTGCTGGATTCGGGCCACCCGCTGCCGGTTCAGCACGCGCTGCTGCACCTGTTGCGAACGGGCGAGGTGGACCGCCACATTCGCCGCACGCGCCGCTGGCACGCCGGGGTGCGGGCGGTGCTGACCCGGGTGCTGGAGCCACTGGCCCCCCTGGCCACGCTGGGCGGCATCGAGGCCGGGCTGCACGTCTGCCTGTTTCTGTCGCCGCCCCTGGACGCGCGGGACGTCGCCGCCGAACTGTCCAGACGCGGCGTGTTCGTCTCCACGCTGGACACCTACACCTTTGCGGGCAGGGTGCCCAACGCCCTGCTGCTGGGCTACGGCGGCCTGACCATGCACGCGGCGGAAACGGGGGCGCGGGCAATTGCGCGGGTGGTCGCCGGGCAGTAG